CCCGGTGCGCCATAGCTGCCCGCCTCATCTAAATTGCAGTGCATCCAATACTGAAGGTAAGGTCCGGGTATCTTGGAGCAATCCAATCTGAGCCCAGTGCCCGCAGTCTCTGAGACTGCGGAGCTTGGTGTGTTACCTGTACATAGGTAAGTTAAGTTAGTTAGTAGAAACTCAAGGAACCTGGGCTGGGCTTTGTCCTGGCTGGGCCCCAGgctgccatgccatgccacCCATGCCGGATGTAAACAATGCACAGGGAGCCACGTGAGcgtaaaaaaaaaagtgacGACAGAGATGAGCCCCCCTTCCATTGATTTCACCCCTCTTCCACCAAACGAAACAGTTTTCTGGCCGTTGTTTGATGCTTGGTGCTCACTAGCCCTGGCAGTTGACGCCAATCTCTCCTCCAGTTCATTCACGCCTGtgcagacagacagacagacagacagacagaccCCTTTCCCTACTTTTGATTCACAGGGATAGTGCTGATATGCACGTGCTAATGTCTCCTTTACGGCAAGCTGATTTTGTTAAGAGAAATCACACAATgcttgttgtttgttgttgttgtctctgCATCATAATAGAATCAGCCTCATTGGGGCTGATGAGACGACTTCTATTGGGCCCTTGTCCTGGTTATCTCCAGGTCCACCACGGACGGCAGCACGCATCTCACACACGAATCATGGCTGATAATGAAAGTCTAGGTGAGATCCGAGAGGCCTGACCAGTGATGATCTGTTGTTGTCTGCCTACCAGTATGACTGCCACTACCGCCAAAAGGCACGCACATGAGAGTCTACCATTCATACGCCTCCACCGTTAAGACTTACAGAGCTCACCAGCACGTGACGACCCTATCTTGCTGGATTACAGGTCGTGAGAGCTTTGCAAGAGATGAACTCATTTCCTGGGATCGTCCGTTGTATCAACCGCCCACTCCAGCGTTTAAGAGCTTATCGAATCCAACCACTTCGGTACAGTCTGGACTCTGTGACCCTGATCCTGACTCTGAGACGCCTGTTGCGATATATGTATCAAGCCAAGACCAAAACCACTATCTGAAACTTGGATCAAGATTTCTTACATGATTAGACAATCTAGACAGTCCGTCCACAGCTCTCGCACTTGTGTTTATCAAGAAATAGAAACCCATCTATGGAATTTCTCAGGACCAAGATCCAGTAGAGTAGTAAGTACTCTTTGCTGGCCTGGCTGGGCTGCATcaaatctcaagatctgcccATCTCGCTTTGAACGGGTCAAATCCCTGCCTTGTGACTTGACGCTTGACATTCTCATTCCGCTTGCCTGCAACCCCTCCATGTCATATTGCACGCCTCGATTTGTCCATCCTTGACCAGGAATCCGCGAACCTGGATACGTGAACTGTTTAGCTGCTAAGAGTTTGGTGATATCCTGCTCGTTTCAAGAAATCCCACTTTAAGGGCATACTGTAGCTGCCAAGTTTAACTCACTTGTAAGCTGTACATAGTCTTGTTCGTTAACAGACCTGGCCGACTTCAATGGggcccttcttcttgcaaTCTGAAGCTAAATAGCTACTCTGTCGCTCATCAAACCCCTGCTAAACTGAACCATTTCTCCTCTGATCCCACGGACCCATCTGCAATCATCCGAAGCCCACGTTCCACCAGAGCCGTGGAAACCGGTTTTGCCTCATACAGTACAGACAGCTCAGCAGCGGGAATGCGTATGCTCTCTCTTATCTCATTCTTATTATGATGGGTATTCGAGATGATGAACTGTCTGCATTGAAACAAGTCGACCAGGCTGCATAAGTCTGAGTTCCAGTAGCCTTCCCCAAGGTGAAATCTTACTTTCAGGGACTTCTTTTAGCCTGGGACCCTTCTTTGTCACTTGGCATGATTTTGAATAATCCTGGTTCGGCTTGTTTTGGTGGAGCTTTCCGCTCCGTCTAGCCCGTGGTGAGCGGGACTGGCTGGACCAGGTCACCAGAAAATCGTATAAAGTACCGTATGACTTTGAACAACACGGAAGATATACTGGCTGGCATGGAGTAGAAAATATGTTCTCTTTCGTCCATATGGTGGTTCTAGAATATGAGTCATTGGGATTCAGACGCTTGAGACTAGGTACATTGAATTTGTCGAATACTTGATGAATTACATGAGAAATTTGATTTCAAACTTGTTGATACAGTAGCCCTTCATATGCATTGATCCATTAAGCTCATATGCATGAGATATCTTGAAGCAGGCTTTTCTATATCATCAACGCCTGCTAACCCCAACATAATAagtttttcttcttcttttttttttaaaaaaataaaataaaataaaataaaataaaataaaataaaataaaataaaataaaataaaataaaataaaataaaataaaataaaataaaataaaataaaataaaataaaataaaataaaataaaataaaataaaataaaataaaataaaataaaataaaataaaataaaataaaataaaataaaataaaataaaataaaataaaataaaataaaataaaataaaataaaataaaataaaataaaataaaataaaataaaataaaataaaataaaataaaataaaataaaataaaataaaataaaataaaataaaataaaataaaataaaataaaaaattaAAATCACAGCTCCTCCATTTCCGGTGCTTGGTACCGTCCTCTGCCCCAATCTGCAGGGTCGCCTCCTGGTACACAGAGGCCGAGTCTCCAGAAGTAGTCCCGATGAGCAAACAGCAGTTGCCATAGCTTGAATCTGGAAGGGAATCCGTTCAACTCTGCCAGTTTTTCCGAGGCCGTTAGAAGGCCTTTGACGTGAAACAAGCGGCGTATCGTCATCCATAACGAGTCGTCTGCCCCGGATATGCATTTCGGATCATTGTCGCCGATACACATGTGAATATCGACTTCGGAAGGGCTGAGCTCCTGTTTGGCGATGTATATCTCGCCTGCGTGTGACTTGTAGCCCCATTCACCCagaggaagcagaggcaCGGGGTCTTCCTTATGAGTAACCCGCCTGTATTGTCGTccctcgagatcttcttggccatctAGGTGGAAGACTTCATCGACGAAGCGAGCGAGCCCTCCATTCCCAACTCGGGGTTCACCAAAAGTCGTGACTATGACGTCTTGCCATCCCAGAGATACCTTGAGCTCCAGTGCAGCGAGGCAAGCGACGGAGCCTCCTAGGCTATGGCCTACAAGCTGAACAGGGTAAGAAGGATATTGGAGCCTCAGCTGTCTCAATTGCGGAAGCACAAGACGTCGAGCATTCTTCCAGGACTGGAGGAACCCCATGTGCACCGTACAATTTGTACATTGATGCTTTGGTTCGTCAGAAGGGCTTTCTCCACCGTGGTCAGGAGACGGGTACGGCACATACTCTTGCGGTACAGTACTCAGATCGACAATCGTATTGGCGATGCTGTAAGTGCCGCGGAAGGCCACCACAATAGCAGGCTCACCGGCCATGTAAGCGTCATTGCCTCCGCGTTGTCTCACACCGTGATCAACAGCGATATAGCCGCAACTGTCACTGAGTAAAGGGCCAGTATCCCACGtattgatgagatcgagacTGGGAAACTCGCTGCAGCGCGAGACACAGTCGAAGGGTTTCCTGACTCCCGTGGTGCCAATACAATAGGCAATGTCGACGAGTCGTGATAGCCGGGGGACCCACGCAAACAAGGGCACGGATATGCCGTAGGGCTTAGTATCAGGACTATTACTGCTGTGCCTGAGTATTGATAATGGGTTGCTAAGAGCGAGGCTTGAAGTGATGAGAACCAGCTGAAGAGTCAGTGTCCTCATCGTGTTGACAAATTTGAGCCGCATGGTGTAACGTGGTGCTCTATGCTGATAGTTGCAAAGTCTGAAAAGCTGCAAACGCGTCCATAAATGGTTGATCTTTTTTTCCTCCTTCCAATATTGGAAACGTCCCCAATCCTCGCTGTTTGTTGTAGAATCAACTTATAGTAACGACTCAGAAGGTCTCTGACTTGAGAATGGgcgagatgaggaagaagaagcaatgCATCATCGAGGGATTATGGATGAGTGTTTGATTTTAGCCTCAACGCACATAATGATGAGAGCTGGAATAGCAGGTAAATCAAGTGAAGAGGTCAAGATCAGGGTTGACAGGTCTCGTGAATGACACTCCAAACTGTTGAGGTCATACGGCACATGTACTAGAATTGGCGGTACCTGTTTAGGCCAACAAGTGACGAATGGAAAAGGAGCGCCATTCGTTGCCTCTATTTAGAGCCGAATGAGACACTCTGAGTGGTCAATGAGACTTTACTACCCCGGATTATAGACCCACTTTACATTCTTTCACGTTGGAGGCGGAAGTCTGAATAAACGATTTTTGAAGAAATCATGAACAAATTAAATACATTGCTCATATCGATATCTCGAACCGAATCTCTATTCAGTGCTGGTACCAACAGCACATTATCTCTGCCTTTTCCTCGCTTCATTGCCATCCTCATACGTCcagttttgttttgttttgttatTGTACAAGTAGCAAAGTAGCCCGCATGACAGGTATCGGGCAAGCTGGATTCTGCACGACTCAAGATCACGAGATCTTACTCGTCATAGACCGATTTCTTAGGAAGGAGGAGCCTCCCTCACGGGTTGAAGGCTAGTGAAGGACGACTTCTGGTCTGTCGAGTTGCTGGAGCAGCCACCAGTCCTGGCACACTTAACATTGAGAATGATGCTGCCACTGGCCTCATATGGTATAGATCTATTAGGCCATTGTCAATGCACGTtttctcttcaagatcgagaatTCAAGACTTACCCATCCTGTTGTTGACAgaccttctccatcatccatagCTTCTTGGTATCATCAGTCCAGATGAACTCCACTGCGTCGTTGTCACACGCAAACCGATCTCTGCCTCCCAAGCCTGTGATGGCCTTTGAAGAAGCGTTCTTGTGGCAGGGAGTCGTCAATTTGGTGTCCTGGTCGAAGAATACAAAGTCGAAGCCACTGAGTGTCTTGCCGCTGTCTTTAGACTCTGCCTTGAAGTCCTGGATGCGGTAGGTATCGGGTAGTGTGCAGCCGTTGTCTTCAGCACTGGtctcgagaagagaaagactCTGGGGAACTGCGTAGAGATGCGCGGCCCAAGTCGCGGGCAAAAcagaaagaaacaaaagtCCGAATTGCATTGTGAGGGTACTAGAGGAATGTAGTATGTGTGTCTGGTACGAAGTGAGAGGTTGTATACCTATAGTAATTATAGGAGGTATGTTAATTCgtgaagtttgatgttgtcttCAAGTCGAGACATGACTAGGCAGGTAGCGAGGTAGATAGTAGTTTATAAGTCCATCAAAGGCCATATGGAGAACACGACGTCAGAGCATCAACCGCCCCGAGTGGTTTCTCCTTGCCTTACCGAACACGCGGCCTAGTAACTCATTAAATCGGGCCTGCTCTAGATTCCAGCGCCGTCGTGCAATGCAATCCAATTCCACCCGCAGATCCTTCTGCATCCGCAAGGGGACATGGAGTTGAAGGGATCGGAGGCGAGGATCCAACAACCAGGCAGTGCAGTTGATTGGATGCCGATCGTGTTTCATGTTTTGCTGGGTCGGAGCCTCGGACGTTTATTATGGGATATCCATGGCCAACTCATTGTTTACGATAGAGCCTCCGTAACCAAGCGTCTAAGCGTCAAAGTTATTCTTAGTTACAGTACAGATGGCCCgacaaggctgttgttgttgagtgaCACAAGACTAGAAGCGTGATCTCTTTATGGAAAAGCGTTGGACTGAGAAGCGATGACTTTCCGAGTTCTGCTGGCAGGCTGGCGGCTGGTTACATTTTTTATGTTTCGCTTTAACACAAGGAAGATTGGAGGATGCTCCTATGAAGACTCGGATGTCGATCGCAATGCACAGAGGATCGTCGCACCTTATTTGACCTCCTGTGTGGATTTGGAGGCATTCAAGATCATACAGCACctggatgaagatggcatgttGCTGAATAAGGCCGGGTCTATAGATATTCATGCTGATTCTGGACGATATGGGATTGAGTATGGAAAAGGCTTCCCATAATGTCAATCCTGGCCTTCAAGATATGATGCCATATCCGTTTGATTTGAGCATGATCAGCACCGTCGTTATGCTTGAAAACCAGAGTTGACGGTTCGTGATGCCAAGTGCAGTTCCTTATTTGTATAGATATATCCGTGTTATATATAGGTAGGTTAGATAGTCTAGTCCTCTTCTGAGCTCTGATGAGCCGTCTCTCACACATCAGATAGACATATCCATTCGCCGCCAAATGGCGCTTGATGTGGGGTTCGCACAAACCTCGCTACCCTCGGGCACGTGACCCACAGATTTGGCAAATTTTGCATGCCAAACTAAGGCAACTAAAGATCCCCTCGTTTTTTCTGATCCTGTTGGAAATATTCTCGTCACCTCACGATCCAACTAACCCATCCAGCAACAATGGCCGCTGAAACCGCTCGATCTGGCCTGGCCGTCGGCCTCAACAAGGGTCACGTACGTCTTTCTGTCGCAGTCTCACCTCGTGGAGGATCTCTGCTTTGTCTTCGCCTTCGCGACGGATGAGGGCTCGACAACCACCCAACTAGCAGACGATGGACGCTGACATTTGTCGCCGATATTACAGAAAACCACTCCCCGTGTCGTCAAGCCCCGTATTTCCCGAACCAAGGGTCACCTGAGCAAGCGCACCGCTTTCGTCCGTGAGGTcgtcaaggaggttgctggGTAAGTCAAACATCATTTGGGACCAGAGGTTGGATTTGGAGGCTATGGATGGGAGATGCCTGGCATGGGGTTCTGAGCCGCGTGTTCGAGGTCCTGTCGTCGGCATCGACCCTATCCATTGGAGGAGCTTCCAGATGCATGCTCGAACTCCTTGCTAACCACCATTTTTTACAGCCTTGCCCCCTACGAGCGCCGAGTCATTGAGTTGCTCCGCAACTCCAAGGACAAGCGTGCCCGTaagctcgccaagaagagagTACGTCGAACCCAGACACCGCAACCACTCCACGATACAAGTACTAACTCGCATCGTAGCTTGGTACCTTCGGCCgtgccaaggccaaggtcgaCGAGCTCCAGCGCGTCATCGCTGAGGCCCGCCGTACTGGTCACTAAATCAACTCGGTTTGATCTGATTTTTGGGAATCTGGCACCGAACGGGGTTCGCATGGATTGGCGTGGTCACGATTTGATCGATTAAAAAAGAATTAACGGCTTGGGCGCTCCGTGGCAGGGATTTAGCTGCGGATCACCGGAATACCAACACTTTCAAGAGATTTATGGCGTAATGATCAAGCCATGTTCCAATCTGTCTTCCGTGATGAGTGACGCCTCCCCTTCATTTTTCGAACTCATATCCGTTGAATGCAATATGTATTCATGTCTAATGGATTTCGCTGTTTTGCTCTATGAAAAAGTCACCTTAAAACCAACGCCACCAATGATCGTTAATGCGAACTCCGCAATGTTTCTAAACTGCCACTATTGTCTATTTCTTGCCCAGCTTGAGCCACTTGGGtgtcttcttgccagtcttcTCTCCTGAGCCCTCGCCCTTCTCTGTTTGTGCTGGCCGAGCAACAGGTACTTCCTCTTCGTGATCATTCGAAGCAATGATCTCAGGCACCTTCACCTGCTGGCCCTTTTGAGCA
This genomic interval from Fusarium verticillioides 7600 chromosome 1, whole genome shotgun sequence contains the following:
- a CDS encoding 60S ribosomal protein L36, producing MAAETARSGLAVGLNKGHKTTPRVVKPRISRTKGHLSKRTAFVREVVKEVAGLAPYERRVIELLRNSKDKRARKLAKKRLGTFGRAKAKVDELQRVIAEARRTGH
- a CDS encoding hypothetical protein (At least one base has a quality score < 10) — encoded protein: MRLKFVNTMRTLTLQLVLITSSLALSNPLSILRHSSNSPDTKPYGISVPLFAWVPRLSRLVDIAYCIGTTGVRKPFDCVSRCSEFPSLDLINTWDTGPLLSDSCGYIAVDHGVRQRGGNDAYMAGEPAIVVAFRGTYSIANTIVDLSTVPQEYVPYPSPDHGGESPSDEPKHQCTNCTVHMGFLQSWKNARRLVLPQLRQLRLQYPSYPVQLVGHSLGGSVACLAALELKVSLGWQDVIVTTFGEPRVGNGGLARFVDEVFHLDGQEDLEGRQYRRVTHKEDPVPLLPLGEWGYKSHAGEIYIAKQELSPSEVDIHMCIGDNDPKCISGADDSLWMTIRRLFHVKGLLTASEKLAELNGFPSRFKLWQLLFAHRDYFWRLGLCVPGGDPADWGRGRYQAPEMEEL